One window of Scheffersomyces stipitis CBS 6054 chromosome 1, whole genome shotgun sequence genomic DNA carries:
- the FMO3 gene encoding probable flavin-containing monooxygenase translates to MSVVTLTKESHKDPTPFRIKHDMADHALGPNAEVTKSDELPTLYTSSKVAIIGGGFGGMATAMTLKEKLGEDDFVIFERYDNFGGTWYVNTYPGCASDIPALWYSFSNELNSNWTRIQPPQYEMEEYILKVAEKHQLKNYAKFKSSVTKIQWNDDASNWTVYVRNEDTGQLTIHTAKVVVACSGGLVYPKQFEAKGLEDFGGKYMHSALWDHSVDFKNKKVVVIGNGCSGNQVIPALLKDYNVKSITQVVRSAHYVSPPIPSILLKLYYLLSFSRLGLLFVRYFVIAISELRYPLFSGDGFFAKLIRSASRRVCLKYMKTAPEKYHKILIPDFKLGCKRLIFDYNYIPSLHDPRIELRNDPIDHVSKKGLVMKSGEVIEADIIVACTGYVVSKSFHAYEIIGRNGTNIGDIWYKQGASAYNTISVRDCPNFFTIGGPNSATGHSSVVMAIENGCTYMSKFLPKILDNTYKYVVVKTDKYNEYFETIQKRLKSQVFGSAFGGCASWYTENGVNSTAYAYSQIHYWWKMNHPDYNAYEYVLAENKKTK, encoded by the coding sequence ATGTCGGTTGTTACTTTAACCAAGGAGTCCCATAAGGACCCTACTCCCTTCAGGATTAAACATGACATGGCTGACCATGCTCTTGGACCCAATGCAGAAGTCACGAAATCTGACGAGTTGCCCACCTTGTACACCAGCTCTAAAGTAGCAATTATTGGTGGAGGTTTTGGAGGCATGGCTACTGCCATGActttgaaggagaagttggGCGAAGACGACTTCGTCATTTTTGAGAGATACGACAATTTCGGAGGTACCTGGTACGTCAACACGTATCCTGGTTGTGCTTCGGATATTCCAGCCTTGTGGTATTCTTTCtccaacgagttgaactCCAATTGGACCCGTATCCAACCTCCTCAGTATGAAATGGAGGAATATATTCTCAAGGTTGCTGAAAAGCACCAGCTTAAGAATTATGccaaattcaaatcttcagTCACCAAGATTCAGTGGAATGACGACGCTTCCAATTGGACTGTCTATGTTCGTAATGAAGACACTGGCCAATTGACCATTCACACTGCCAAGGTTGTAGTGGCCTGTAGTGGAGGTTTGGTATATCCCAAACAATTCGAAGCTAAAGGATTGGAGGACTTTGGTGGAAAGTACATGCATTCGGCACTTTGGGACCATTCTGtagacttcaagaacaagaaagtgGTGGTAATTGGCAATGGATGCTCTGGAAATCAGGTTATCCCAGcattgttgaaagattaCAACGTTAAGTCGATCACCCAGGTGGTTAGATCGGCACATTATGTCTCACCTCCTATTCCGTCGATTCTTCTCAAGCTCTACTACTTGTTGTCATTTTCGAGATTGGGGTTGTTATTTGTGCGTTACTTCGTTATTGCAATATCCGAATTGAGATATCCTCTTTTCAGTGGAGATGGATTTTTTGCCAAACTCATCAGAAGTGCAAGCAGGAGAGTATGTCTCAAGTACATGAAGACAGCTCCCGAAAAGTACCACAAAATTCTTATTCCAGACTTTAAGCTTGGGTGTAAGAGATTGATCTTTGACTACAACTACATTCCTTCTTTGCACGACCCTAGAATTGAACTTCGTAACGATCCAATTGACCATGTTTCTAAAAAGGGACTTGTTATGAAGTCTGGAGAAGTAATTGAGGCCGATATCATTGTAGCATGTACCGGATATGTTGTTTCCAAGAGTTTCCATGCTTACGAAATCATTGGTCGCAATGGCACCAATATTGGTGATATCTGGTACAAACAAGGTGCCAGTGCTTATAATACTATTTCTGTGAGAGACTGTCCTAACTTTTTTACCATTGGTGGACCCAACTCTGCCACTGGACATTCGTCAGTAGTGATGGCTATTGAGAACGGATGTACTTATATGAGCAagtttcttccaaagatcttggacAATACCTACAAATATGTTGTTGTCAAAACAGACAAATACAACGAATATTTCGAGACCATTcaaaagagattgaagtcGCAGGTGTTTGGTTCGGCATTTGGCGGATGTGCCTCATGGTACACTGAGAATGGTGTCAACTCCACTGCTTACGCTTACTCTCAGATCCATTACTGGTGGAAGATGAACCATCCAGATTACAATGCGTACGAGTATGTTCTAGctgaaaacaagaaaacaaagtAA
- the KRE11 gene encoding KRE11-like protein (Beta-glucan synthesis-associated protein KRE11 (Killer toxin-resistance protein 11)): protein MSISIVLPSNPDRLRGVTDIDKFLFVCNPSASTRRIVFFDESIVGYIVYQGQELPSHRSQVYLDVTILPADIVENQNPEKYLSLGSAAITDLLLKEENLIFDNVESQANGNHYSIWRFEVPIIYPRRRFSNPILFLSCAIHDSGTDNNLQLSTLSLHSSDECLPDYLPGRANNLIAEMNNQISKSADNNSILENTTINTQSLHELKASIRIPVSVSLVIRIKSTKPAGRNNLLLATLNIESSEELSKLLVEVLGNTPEYYFNISSLSMDFKYGDIKEIKTDSLRLPLRFKSSDSINFTYKLTNNENADSNNYMFSRPVNIKLVVQIQKYIPKLDTYENLSGTITTSWSPYLDFSIIAPPINSSLKTTNTYSQQSSASSQTQPVVPTSKLLNSTRKSAMINSLYKLKSPNPTTYSANNIMGTLGSNSSVNTSASSVTVNLTTNNNSTLTGLKLNFKGKLNIKLGEVNNWKIQAINNSPSRLNLSLLVQNPINFNPIYNSGTTSNNVSSSNLLNSEAVTGQSNASNDIIVYNKFQLYSLYNSLKMNTNGVIILNNDIRIGPLDSNTVFETDIKLIGISKGIFNLDGIKIFDINSGDGLDFGKLVEVFVI from the exons ATGAGCATTTCGATCGTGCTCCCGTCCAACCCAGATCGGCTCCGGGGAGTGACGGATATCGACaagtttctctttgtttGCAACCCCAGCGCCCTGACCCGGAGAATTGTGTTTTTTGACGAATCGATAGTAGGCTACATCGTATACCAGGGTCAGGAATTACCATCTCACCGAAGCCAGGTGTATTTGGACGTCACAATCCTTCCAGCGGATATAGTGGAGAACCAGAATCCCGAGAAATACCTCAGTTTAGGCTCTGCTGC aatcacagacttgttgttgaaagaagagaacttAATATTCGACAATGTCGAATCACAAGCCAATGGAAATCATTATTCTATTTGGAGATTCGAAGTTCCCATCATTTATCCTAGAAGACGGTTTTCCAATCCTATCCTCTTCTTGCTGTGTGCCATACATGATTCTGGAACTGATAACAATCTCCAATTGAGCACACTTAGCCTCCACTCGTCAGATGAATGCCTACCTGATTACCTTCCAGGAAGAGCAAATAACCTTATTGCGGAGATGAACAACCAGATCAGTAAATCTGCAGATa ACAACtctattcttgaaaacaCCACCATCAACACCCAGCTGTTGCATGAACTAAAAGCCAGCATTCGCATACCTGTCTCGGTTTCCTTGGTGATCAGAATCAAGTCGACGAAACCAGCAGGTCGTAACAATTTGCTCTTGGCCACGTTGAACATAGAATCTTCTGAGGAACTTTCTAAGCTTCTTGTAGAGGTATTGGGCAACACTCCTGAGTACTACTTCAACATCTCGAGTTTGTCTATGGACTTCAAGTATGGAGATAttaaagaaatcaagacTGATAGTCTTAGGCTTCCGTTAAGGTTTAAGTCGCTGGATTCGATCAACTTTACCTACAAGCTCACTAACAACGAA aacgCCGACAGCAATAACTACATGTTCAGCCGTCCTGTGAATATCAAACTCGTAGTTCAGATCCAAAAGTATATACCCAAATTGGATACTTACGAAAACCTCAGTGGCACCATCACCACGTCATGGTCTCCTTATTTGGACTTCAGCATTATAGCCCCGCCCATCAACAGTTCGTTGAAAACCACAAATACTTATTCTCAGCAATCACTGGCATCTTCTCAAACGCAACCAGTAGTGCCA ACttcaaaattgttgaacagCACTCGTAAGTCGGCTATGATTAACTCTCTATACAAGCTCAAGAGTCCCAACCCCACAACATACAGTGCAAACAATATCATGGGAACTTTGGGATCGAATTCTTCCGTCAATA CATCAGCTTCGTCGGTTACTGTTAATTTGACTACCAACAATAACTCTACCTTGACTGGTTTGAAGCTAAACTTTAAGGGaaaattgaatatcaaGTTGGGAGAAGTGAATAATTGGAAAATACAGGCTATCAACAACTCTCCCAGTAGGTTGAATTTGTCGCTTCTAGTGCAGAATcccatcaacttcaatccTATCTATAATTCAGGGACAACTTCCAACAACGTGTCTTCGTCTAATTTGCTTAATTCAGAAGCTGTCACGGGACAAAGCAACGCCAGTAACGACATCATAGTGTACAACAAATTTCAGCTCTATTCGTTGTacaactcgttgaagatgaacacCAACGGTGTAATCATCTTAAACAACGACATTCGCATAGGACCTTTGGATTCCAACACCGTCTTCGAGACCGACATAAAACTCATAGGTATTTCCAAGGGgattttcaacttggatgGTATTAAGATCTTTGACATCAACAGCGGTGATGGCCTTGATTTTGGGAAATTGGTGGAAGTGTTTGTTATCTAG
- the YHN8 gene encoding Predicted G-protein coupled receptor, which produces MLESIVVLVPFSATTFLLYKYIYNHNLIQTYSHRLHVPKAEINDFIAAKLVRSHHLEILPVNVEDNEDEFEPDRKLHNSELYNKPSSTLSAEKRYNMLIGLIFSITISLSMSLMSLILCELVDYLSEETRLFYITCTINSLVFLLTIAQPFLIVSLFINNTVVPVFKSNVSKFVQTMALFLCWLFALHKCGDLSRTFTPRTVSTTSSYNQNTKTIIENKINEISIAGITILAVLSGIGSTSTPYKLFAWQKLISRIREVTESDINAAIRYYNNTCSLLTRRAADLERLVQSNSGTIYNLPSNDSFNGAQHSVPSSPSKKRGFGGLLHKVQSFASLNAAESSEQSELSREINSLKILKKSLYDDVIKQISSYLEQQQRLAARNEDILNISLKWGNLAFGVYCVYRIANVIVIRIPMMILYRHSTGDEYELHDEKTNVISEQTPEPTAPSASKDALATTLSKMILFIFHTLPVTESQLINLFSFVLSGSLFVCSFSNVLMTFKSFGRFLPASVGTNSSKNWLKHLIISELLGVYVIATALLIRTNLPTNLSQQVSKILSLSGSAIRNPTFAMKEVEFIDNWFDKVFAISCIFTALSIAVRKELDRNAWIHDSENYDEESFIESDIYKAA; this is translated from the exons gaagataatgaagatgagttCGAACCAGACCGAAAATTGCATAACTCAGAACTATACAACAAACCATCTTCCACCTTGCTGGCCGAGAAAAGATACAACATGCTCATCGGCCTCATTTTCAGTATCACCATCTCGCTCAGTATGCTGCTAATGCTGCTAATCTTGTGTGAATTGGTAGACTACTTGtctgaagaaaccagaCTCTTCTACATAACGTGCACCATCAACTCGTTGGTATTCCTTCTCACGATCGCCCAGCCATTTCTCATTGTAAGTCTCTTTATCAACAACACCGTAGTACCCGTATTCAAGTCTAATGTACTGAAATTCGTTCAGACGATGGCTCTTTTCTTGTGTTGGTTGTTTGCATTGCACAAGTGCGGAGACCTTTCTCGCACGTTCACTCCACGCACTGTATCGACGACTTCTTCATACAATCAAAACACCAAGACGATTATagagaacaagatcaacgagaTCTCCATCGCTGGGATCACGATCTTGGCTGTATTGTCAGGTATAGGCTCTACCTCTACACCCTATAAACTCTTTGCATGGCAAAAACTCATATCCAGAATTCGAG AAGTAACAGAAAGTGACATAAATGCTGCTATCAGATACTACAATAATACATGTTCGCTTCTAACTCGCAGAGCAGCAGATTTGGAACGACTTGTACAAAGCAATAGTGGTACCATCTACAACTTGCCCAGTAACGATTCA TTCAACGGAGCTCAACATTCGGTGCCTAGTTCTCCTCTGAAAAAGAGAGGTTTTGGGGGTTTACTCCACAAAGTACAATCATTCGCCTCACTTAATGCTGCTGAGAGTCTGGAACAATCTGAGCTTTCAAGGGAAATCAATTCGCTaaagatattgaaaaagagTCTCTACGACGATGTCATCAAACAGATCTCGCTGTATTTGGAGCAACAGCAGAGACTTGCTGCCCGAAATGAGGACATACTCAATATACTGTTAAAGTGGGGCAATCTAGCCTTTGGAGTTTACTGTGTCTACAGAATAGCAAATGTGATTGTCATTCGTATACCGATGATGATTTTGTATAGACATAGTACTGGTGATGAGTACGAGCTACATGACGAGAAAACTAATGTCATTTCAGAACAAACTCCAGAGCCAACAGCACCTAGTGCTTCTAAAGATGCTCTTGCGACTACTCTCTCGAAAATGATCCTCTTCATATTCCACACTCTTCCCGTGACCGAATCgcagttgatcaacttgtttaGCTTTGTCCTTTCCGGCAGTTTGTTTGTATGTTCTTTCTCAAATGTCTTGATGACGTTCAAGTCGTTTGGACGTTTCCTTCCTGCCAGTGTGGGCACGAATCTGAGCAAGAACTGGCTCAAGCATTTGATCATATCCGAGCTTCTCGGAGTCTACGTGATAGCCACGGCCCTCTTGATTCGTACCAATCTCCCGACCAACCTCTCTCAACAGGTGTCGAAGATCCTCTCCCTCTCAGGAAGTGCGATTCGTAACCCGACCTTTGCCATGAAGGAAGTAGAATTCATCGACAACTGGTTCGATAAAGTGTTTGCCATCTCCTGTATCTTCACGGCTCTTCTGATAGCGGTGCGGAAAGAGTTGGATAGGAATGCCTGGATTCACGATCTGGAGAACTACGACGAGGAACTGTTTATAGAGAGCGATATTTACAAGGCTGCCTAA
- the GRS1 gene encoding cyl-tRNA synthase produces the protein MSISTSASRPATDIPFSRESLEQVLKRRFFFAPAFDIYGGVSGLYDYGPPGCAFQANVVDTWRKHFVLEEDMLEVDCTMLTPHDVLKTSGHVDKFADWMCKDLKTGEIFRADHLVEEVLEARLKGDRAARGIEEKVEEEDEDKKKRKKKVKEVKNIKLADEVVAEYENVLAQIDGYSGEQLGQLILKYEINNPATGGKLEPPVEFNLMFETAIGPSGAIRGFLRPETAQGQFLNFAKLLEFNNEKMPFASASIGKSFRNEIAPRAGLLRVREFLMAEIEHFVDPNDKSHPKFKDVQDIKLRFLPKDVQESGSTQVVEKSVGEAVSSGMVDNQTLGYFLARVYQFLIKVGVDTDRLRFRQHMGNEMAHYASDCWDAELQTSYGWIECVGCADRSAYDLSVHAARTNASLVVRQPLPEPITVENYEVDIDKKKFGPKFKKDGGAIQKWLGSRSQCELEDYSKELADKGKIEINVKGVENTVELTSEYLKIAKVKRTEHIREFTPNVIEPSFGIGRILYSIFEHQYWARPGDADRGVLSLPPLVAPTKVLLVPLSNSADLQPIVTKVSAYLRKQQIPFKVDDSSASIGKRYARNDELGTPFGITIDFDSIKDESVTLRERDSTKQVRGSFEDVVAAIKEITYTGTTWAEGTSKLTPFESQSTDA, from the coding sequence ATGTCCATTTCCACTTCTGCCTCCAGACCTGCCACCGACATCCCGTTTTCGAGAGAGTCGTTAGAACAGGTGTTAAAGAGacgtttcttctttgcacCTGCCTTTGACATCTACGGTGGTGTTTCCGGTTTGTACGATTACGGTCCTCCAGGCTGTGCGTTCCAGGCCAATGTCGTTGACACCTGGAGAAAACATTTCgtcttggaagaagacatGTTGGAAGTCGACTGCACCATGTTGACTCCACACGATGTACTTAAGACCTCCGGCCACGTTGACAAGTTTGCCGACTGGATGTGTAAAGATTTGAAGACTGGAGAAATCTTCCGTGCCGACCACTTGGTAGAAGAGGTCTTGGAAGCCAGATTGAAGGGTGACAGAGCAGCCCGAGGCATCGAGGAAAaggtggaagaagaagatgaagataagaagaagagaaagaagaaggtcaaggaagtcaagaacatcaagttgGCCGACGAGGTCGTTGCCGAATACGAAAACGTTCTTGCCCAGATTGATGGTTACTCTGGTGAACAGTTGGGCCAACTCATCCTCAAGTACGAAATCAACAACCCCGCTACCGGAGGTAAGTTGGAACCTCCAGTggagttcaacttgatgttcGAGACCGCTATCGGTCCTTCTGGAGCCATCCGTGGTTTTTTGAGACCAGAAACTGCTCAGGGccagttcttgaacttcGCCAAATTGCTtgagttcaacaacgagAAAATGCCATTTGCCTCCGCTTCTATCGGTAAGTCGttcagaaatgaaatcGCCCCTAGAGCAGGTTTGTTGAGAGTGCGTGAGTTCCTCATGGCTGAAATAGAGCACTTTGTCGATCCTAACGACAAGAGCCACCCTAAGTTCAAAGACGTTCAGGACATCAAGTTGCGTTTCTTGCCCAAGGATGTTCAGGAGTCTGGTTCCACTCAAGTGGTGGAAAAGTCAGTTGGTGAAGCCGTTTCATCAGGTATGGTAGACAACCAGACTTTGGGTTACTTCCTTGCGAGAGTGTACCagttcttgatcaaggtTGGTGTGGATACCGACAGATTGAGATTCAGACAACACATGGGTAACGAAATGGCCCATTATGCTTCTGATTGTTGGGATGCTGAATTGCAGACCTCCTACGGCTGGATTGAATGTGTTGGTTGTGCTGATAGATCAGCCTACGACTTGAGTGTCCATGCTGCCAGAACCAACGCCAGCTTAGTTGTCAGACAGCCATTGCCTGAACCAATTACTGTTGAAAACTATGAGGTGGACATTGACAAGAAAAAGTTCGGTCCtaagttcaagaaggacGGTGGTGCCATCCAAAAATGGTTAGGTTCCAGATCGCAATGTGAATTGGAAGATTACTCCAAGGAGTTGGCTGACAAGGGCAAGATCGAAATCAATGTCAAGGGTGTTGAAAATACTGTGGAATTGACCTCAGAATACCTCAAAATAGCAAAGGTGAAGAGAACTGAGCACATCCGTGAATTCACCCCTAACGTTATCGAACCTTCTTTCGGTATCGGACGTATTCTCTACTCCATCTTTGAACACCAATACTGGGCCAGACCCGGTGATGCTGACAGAGGTGTGTTGTCTCTTCCTCCATTGGTTGCTCCTACCAAGGTGCTCTTAGTGCCATTGTCCAACTCAGCAGATTTGCAGCCTATTGTGACTAAGGTATCTGCCTACTTGAGAAAGCAACAGATCCCATTCAAGGTCGATGACTCCTCGGCTTCTATTGGTAAGAGATACGCCAGAAACGACGAGTTGGGTACTCCATTCGGTATCACCATTGACTTTGACTCCATCAAAGACGAATCTGTCACTTTAAGAGAAAGAGACTCTACAAAACAAGTCAGAGGCTCCTTCGAAGACGTCGTTGCTGCTATCAAGGAAATCACCTATACCGGTACTACTTGGGCTGAAGGTACTTCTAAGCTTACTCCTTTCGAGTCTCAGAGCACCGACGCTTAA
- the PRD1.2 gene encoding saccharolysin (oligopeptidase), which translates to MTTDFIALASKESYPLWNHTVEDLERLANQLVNEEKETYDYIATIENPTIENVVKPYARYSHKNALLENQITFYQYVSASKDLRDASTRAEEQLEQASIEQSLRVDVFQVFNKLYESIKDENDIEPETKRLVDKVVKYYKRNGLALPEEQREEIKRLKKELSTLSVKFSKNMNEEKDFILFTTEELAGVPLDVVDQYEKVEEDGVQKHKMTFKYPDLHPVLKHATNQETRKRAFIANQNKCPANAEILDTIIRTRFELAKKLGYSTYSEYVLEDRMAKTQKNVLDFLYDLKSKLVPLGQKEIANMKEFKNKDLTARGLEQQDKYYIWDSNFYNELLLEKEYKVDNTKISEYFPMDATIDKMLGFYETLFDMKFVRIDKPADGATWHEDVKQFAVYQNIKYGEPKLEFMGWIYFDLHPREGKYSHAANFGIGPGYLDEDGVTRHTPVTTLVCNFTKPTAEKPSLLKHDEVTTFFHELGHGVHNILSKTKYGRFHGTHVERDFVETPSQMLEFWTWSKNELRNLSSHFQTGEPINDELIDQLIKSKHVNTGLFNLRQLHFGLFDMKLHTTATKEELDELDLTKEWNEMRDEIALVDSDHIPTKGYSSFGHIAGGYESGYYGYLYSSVYSADIYYSLFKKDPMNVENGIRYRDIILKRGGSREIIDNLVELLGRQPNSDAFLEEIFGGQQ; encoded by the coding sequence atGACTACCGATTTCATTGCGTTAGCTAGTAAAGAATCGTATCCATTATGGAATCACACTGTCGAGGATCTCGAAAGACTTGCTAACCAATTGGTTAACGAAGAGAAGGAGACCTACGATTACATTGCTACAATTGAGAATCCTACCATTGAGAATGTCGTCAAGCCCTATGCCAGATATCTGCACAAGAATGCTCTTTTAGAGAACCAAATCACCTTCTATCAGTATGTCTCTGCCTCGAAGGACTTGAGAGATGCTTCTACTAGGGCCGAAGAGCAATTGGAACAGGCATCCATCGAGCAATCGCTCAGAGTAGATGTCTTCCAGgtgttcaacaagttgtacGAGTCAATCAAGGACGAGAACGACATCGAGCCTGAAACCAAGAGATTGGTAGATAAAGTAGTTAAGTACTATAAGAGAAATGGTTTGGCTTTGCCTGAAGAACAGCGTGAGGAGATCAAGAGGTTGAAAAAGGAGTTGTCCACTTTATCAGTCaaattctccaagaacatgaatgaagaaaaagacttcattctcttcaccactgaagaattggctgGTGTACCTTTGGATGTCGTGGACCAGTatgaaaaagttgaagaagacggTGTTCAAAAACACAAGATGACCTTCAAGTACCCTGATCTTCATCCTGTTTTGAAACATGCAACCAATCAggaaacaagaaagagagcaTTTATTGCCAACCAGAACAAGTGTCCAGCCAATGCTGAAATCTTGGACACGATTATCAGGACCAGATTCGAGTTGGCTAAGAAGTTGGGTTACTCCACATACTCCGAATACGTTTTGGAAGATAGAATGGCTAAAACCCAGAAGAATGTTTTGGACTTCTTATACGACTTGAAGAGCAAGTTAGTTCCCCTTGGCCAGAAAGAAATTGCCAACATgaaagaattcaagaacaaggatTTGACTGCTAGAGGATTGGAGCAACAGGATAAGTACTACATCTGGGATTCCAACTTCTACAATGAACTCTTATTGGAAAAGGAATACAAGGTCGATAATACCAAAATTTCCGAGTACTTCCCCATGGATGCTACCATCGATAAGATGCTTGGTTTCTACGAAACTTTGTTCGACATGAAGTTTGTCAGAATCGACAAACCGGCAGATGGAGCTACGTGGCATGAAGATGTCAAACAGTTTGCTGTGTACCAAAACATCAAGTACGGTGAACCTAAGTTGGAATTCATGGGCTGGATCTATTTTGATTTGCACCCAAGAGAAGGCAAATATAGTCATGCTGCCAACTTCGGTATTGGTCCTGGTTACttggatgaagatggagtTACCAGACACACTCCAGTCACTACCTTGGTGTGTAACTTCACCAAGCCTACAGCTGAGAAACCTTCTTTGTTGAAACACGATGAAGTCACTACATTTTTCCACGAATTGGGCCATGGTGTGCACAAcatcttgtccaagacTAAATATGGTAGATTCCATGGTACTCATGTTGAGAGAGATTTTGTAGAAACTCCATCACAAATGTTAGAGTTCTGGACTTGGTCAAAGAATGAACTTAGAAACTTATCTTCTCACTTCCAAACTGGAGAACCAATCAACGACGAGTTGATTGACCAATTGATAAAGTCAAAACATGTCAATACTGGCTTGTTTAACTTGCGTCAATTACACTTTGGCCTCTTTGATATGAAACTTCATACCACTGCAACCAAGGAGGAATTAGATGAGTTGGACTTGACCAAGGAATGGAATGAGATGCGTGATGAGATTGCTTTAGTCGACAGCGACCATATTCCCACCAAGGGCTATTCGTCATTTGGTCACATTGCCGGGGGTTATGAAAGTGGTTACTACGGCTACTTGTACTCTTCTGTGTACTCGGCTGATATCTACTACAGTTTATTCAAAAAAGATCCTATGAACGTTGAGAACGGTATCAGATACAGAGATATAATTTTGAAGAGAGGTGGTTCCCGTGAAATCATCGACAACTTGGTCGAGCTTTTGGGCAGACAACCTAACTCTGATgccttcttggaagaaatctttGGTGGACAGCAATAG
- the RPS27 gene encoding 40S ribosomal protein S27: protein MVLVQDLLHPNAASEVKQHKLKTLVQSPRSFFMDVKCQGCLNITTVFSHAQTAVTCDNCSTVLCTPTGGKAKLTEGSSFRRK, encoded by the coding sequence ATGGTTTTAGTTCAAGATTTGTTACACCCAAACGCCGCTTCCGAAGTCAAGCAacacaagttgaagaccTTGGTCCAATCGCCTAGATCGTTTTTCATGGACGTCAAGTGCCAGGGTTGTTTGAACATCACCACTGTTTTCTCGCATGCCCAAACTGCTGTCACCTGTGACAACTGCTCCACTGTCTTGTGCACACCAACCGGAGGTAAGGCCAAGTTGACTGAAGGATCTtctttcagaagaaagtag